A part of Periophthalmus magnuspinnatus isolate fPerMag1 chromosome 14, fPerMag1.2.pri, whole genome shotgun sequence genomic DNA contains:
- the si:ch211-283g2.1 gene encoding sodium- and chloride-dependent GABA transporter ine codes for MDQGSSRPTWSRQIEFTLAGIGCAVGLGNVWRFPYLCYRSGGGAFLVPYLLMLLLLGIPLLYMELTVGQYTRRGPVHALAKVCPLLKGVGMASVAISFIMCTYYNVVITWALYYLFSSFQQPLPWTSCNNTWNTENCTSHSTNSSHSSTASQEFFNYKMLQQTDSVEEAGTLRWELFLILILAWILIYFCIFKGVKSTGKVVYFTALFPYVILIALLINNVQLPGALDGITFFIVPEWSKLQSVEVWVNAAAQIFNSIGIGFGSLLAMSSYNSFNNNVLKDTLAIALINSFTSILAGFVIFSAFGYMSYLQGIPVSQLAVDGPGLVYIVYPQAFAQMPLPQLWAVLFFFMLLCLGLDSEFAMVEVMVTSLMDQFDQGLMKFFKRKELFVLAVCGVASLLGIPCVMQVGIYVFQLMDHYTAIVSIMFLAFFEIIAICWCYGVNRLSDNLMEMTGSRANIFFRLCWLIIDPLLISVILVFSVIQFKPARYGDYTFPSWAQGVGWVIALASIIWIPLGAVHTLWVLSGSFIQKLRLSITPGTLDEMPKMAYYERGGSVFPTIAVINSSQNPTEKPPIETNF; via the exons ATGGATCAGGGCAGCAGCAGACCGACGTGGAGCAGGCAAATAGAGTTCACCCTGGCAGGCATTGGCTGTGCTGTGGGTCTGGGCAATGTCTGGAGATTTCCATATCTGTGCTATAGGAGCGGCGGAG GCGCCTTCCTTGTGCCTTATCTCCTCATGCTGCTGCTTTTGGGCATCCCTCTACTGTACATGGAGCTGACAGTGGGACAGTACACACGCAGAGGCCCGGTCCACGCTCTGGCCAAAGTCTGCCCCTTATTAAAAG GTGTAGGCATGGCATCAGTGGCCATCTCCTTCATCATGTGCACCTATTACAATGTAGTCATCACCTGGGCCTTGTACTACCTGTTCAGCTCCTTCCAACAACCTCTGCCCTGGACCAGCTGCAACAATACCTGGAACACTGAAAACTGTACCAGCCACAGCACCAACAGCAGCCATTCCTCCACCGCCAGCCAGGAGTTCTTCAA CTATAAGATGTTACAACAAACGGATAGTGTGGAGGAGGCTGGGACGCTGAGATGGGAGCTGTTCCTTATCCTCATATTGGCCTGGATCCTCATTTACTtctgtattttcaaaggagtcAAATCAACAGGAAAG GTTGTGTACTTCACAGCTCTGTTCCCGTATGTTATCCTGATTGCTCTCCTGATCAATAATGTGCAGCTTCCAGGGGCATTAGATGGAATAACCTTCTTCATAGTACCAGAGTGGAGCAAGCTGCAGTCTGTGGAG GTGTGGGTGAATGCTGCTGCCCAGATCTTTAACTCCATTGGGATTGGGTTTGGTTCACTGCTGGCCATGTCGAGTTACAACTCCTTCAACAACAACGTTCTCAA AGACACATTGGCTATAGCACTCATCAACTCCTTCACTAGTATCTTGGCTGGCTTTGTGATCTTCTCTGCGTTTGGATACATGTCGTACCTGCAGGGGATTCCTGTGAGTCAACTGGCAGTGGATG GGCCTGGCTTGGTGTATATTGTCTACCCACAAGCCTTTGCTCAGATGCCTTTGCCTCAGCTGTGGGCCgtattgtttttcttcatgttaCTTTGCCTTGGGTTGGACAGTGAG TTTGCGATGGTGGAGGTGATGGTGACCAGTCTCATGGATCAGTTTGACCAGGGGCTGATGAAATTCTTTAAGAGAAAAGAACTATTTGTTCTGGCAGTTTGTGGAGTAGCAAGTCTTCTGGGAATCCCATGTGTCatgcag GTGGGGATCTATGTGTTTCAGTTGATGGACCATTACACTGCCATAGTCTCCATCATGTTCTTGGCATTCTTTGAGATTATTGCCATCTGCTGGTGTTACG GTGTAAATCGACTGTCGGACAACTTAATGGAAATGACTGGAAGCAGAGCCAATATCTTCTTCAGATTATGCTGGCTCATAATTGATCCCCTGCTCATCAGT GTTATTCTGGTCTTCTCTGTGATCCAGTTCAAACCAGCTCGGTACGGGGACTACACGTTCCCTTCCTGGGCACAGGGGGTGGGATGGGTCATTGCTTTGGCCTCTATCATCTGGATCCCTCTCGGGGCTGTTCACACATTGTGGGTGTTGTCTGGTTCCTTCATTCAG AAACTCAGGCTGTCCATCACACCAGGTACACTGGATGAAATGCCAAAGATGGCTTAttatgagagaggagggagtgtgtTTCCAACGATAGCTGTCATCAACTCATCTCAGAATCCAACTGAAAAACCTCCCATCGAAACAAACTTTTGA